TAATAAAAGGAGCTATTGACCATATACGGGTATCTGGACGAAGTTAAAAGAAAAAAATTAGGGTAAATGAATTTGGAGGCGTGTAGAGCTAATGACCGATATTTTATGTCTTTCAACAAATGATTTAAAACGTGTACTCACTTTTGAAAGTGTGATACAGGCAGTTAAGGAAGCATATATGGCACATTCCTCGAAAGAAGGTTTTACTTACCCCGTTATCCGAGAAGTAATTTTAAATAATGCGGTATTTAGCGTAAAGGCAGGTTACTTACCAAATATTGAAACACTTGGACTAAAGGCTGCCGGGGTTCTGGAAAGAAAATCGCAACTGCGGCGAGGAAGCGCACCAGGCAACCGTACTCTTAATAGATCCCAAAAGTGGGACGCCAAGGGCTTTCATGGATGGAAACTTTATATCAACTATTCGGACGGGAGACCAGCTGCTTTTCCAGTGCATGCAAAGCTGTGACGAAGTACAAGGCTATCTGATCAGTGATGCTCTGCCTGCCGAGGAGTTGGAACTTCTGCTCATCAATAACGGCTCAGGGGTAAACAATTTGTTGAATGGACTCTTATGTATGCTCACATCGACGGATTTCGAAGGTTTAAATTTTAACTAGTTGAATTACTTATATAATACAGCAAATCATCAAAGGGAATTGAGGAGGCGAATCAATGGGAAATCAATTCAAATCTGTACGTGAGAATGTGGAAGCTTGTCTTGCGGCGATCGCAAGTATGGATCATCAGTTGCATGCCTGGGAAACCGTTTTTGAAGATTCAGCTCGTGTTAAGGCAGACTTGCTGGATCGCGGTACGAAGTCTGGTCCGCTGAAAGGACTGATAATCGGATTAAAAGATATTTTTGAAATTGCAGGGCGTCCACCAGGCAACGGCGCCAACGTGAAACCTGTAAAAATACCGGAAGCGGATGCAACTTTGGTACGTCTGATTGAAAATGCCGGCGGCATCATATTGGGAACGACCAAATTGACCGAATTTTGTTGGTTCCGCCCTGGCCCAACGAGAAATCCTCATAACTTAAAACATACGCCTGGCGGATCAAGCAGCGGTTCTGCGGCTGCCGTTGCGGCAGGCATGGTTCCGGTTGCAATCGGAAGCCAAACAAAGGGTTCAACAATCCGGCCTGCCAGCTTTTGCGGTATATATGGCTTTAAACCAAGTTTCGGTGTCATCAGTTCCGCCGGTATGACGCATTTAACCCGCTCCTTCGACCATCCGGGTATACTTGCCCGCAGTCCGGAAGATATAACAAGTGTGTTTGAAGTTCTTGCTCAGTACGATAGAAAGGATCCGTCATCAAGTTATTTAGCGCCCCCACAGGAATTTTCTTCCGATTTAACCATTGGGGTGTTTGATTGCGACAAGCAGGTCTCTTTGAGCCCTGAAATGAGTCAGGCAATGAAGGAGTATACTCGCCGACTTAAAGAAGAAGGGTATCGTGTTAAGGAAATCCCTTTGCCGGATTGGTTTTTGTCTGCAGAAAAAATATACCAGCCTATTTTTCTGGCAGAGGCAAGTGATTTGCTTGGTTTCATCGTGGAGCAAGGCGATAGGGAAAAAGTAGGGGAAGAAATAAGAGGCGTGATTGAAGACGGCAAAAAAATTACAATCGATTCGTATTTTGAAGCTTTGAATAGGCGAAATGAATTAAGTGCACAAGTGGATCTTCTATTTGATGAATTTGATATCGTGATGCTTCCTTCCACTTTGGGATCTGCTCCTGCAGGCCTTCAATCTACCTGCGATCCGCTGATGACGGTGATTAGCAGTATCACAGGCATCCCGGCAGCATCTATTCCGGTAGGCCTTGATCAGGCAGGGATGCCTTTGGGGATACAAGTCTGGGCAAGAAAGTATTATGATCGTCTATTGCTTTCTTCTTTAAAACGTTTACCTGCAAAACTTGTACCCCCGGCGTTTTTTTGCCGAAATACCGGAAAAATAAATTAAAAGGGACAGGGGAGCCATTTAATTGGCTGAACCTGTCCTTTTTTAACAGCTTAGGGAATGGATGATGACAAATCAAATTCAGAAAAAAGTCATTGCGGCCGGTCTCTAAAGCGTGTGAGCTATACATTTATTTTTCAGAAAAGAAAGGAGAATGGGAAATGATTAAAAATTCGAGCGTAGAGGAAATTTTTCAGCAAATAGAAAAGGTATTGAATGCAAATCCGGAACCGATTCAAGGTATGAATGTCGTATATCAATACGATTTGTCCGGAAATGAGGCCGGAATCTACCAGCTACATTTATCCGACGGAACAGCAAAGGTCGAAAATGGTGCACCCGCTGAGGCCGCCTGCGTATTCGAAATGTCGGTAGATAATGTTAAAGACTTTCTACTTGGAAACTTGAACGGAACAGCCGCTTTCATGACAGGCAAGCTGAAAATCAAAGGGAATATCGGAGAGGCGTTGAAATTGGAAAGCTTGTTGCGTAAATATGATATGAGCCAATATCAATGAGGCAGGATGCGGAATCTGCGAACTTGGAAACCCACATCCGCATGGTGTGGTTTCCATATGTATTTAGGATAATACCTCATATAATCTATGAATCCCTTCTTCAATCTTCTCTTCAGTCAAATTCCCATACCCCAAAATTACCCGATTTTGATGTCGCCTTTCTCAATGGCATGGATTTCAACCGGGTATACCCGAGCACCGTTTTGTTCGATTTTTTCCAGCAACGGTTGAGTAAATTCCACGTCCGAAAATTCAACCACCAGATGCAGCCCGGTGGAATGACCGAAAATATTTATCCGAGTCGGGAAATATCGGGTTAAGGAATCGATCAAATAATCCCGACGTTTGTGATATGTTTTTTTCATTTTTGCGATATGGCGTTTTAAATGTCCTTCTTCAATAAATCGGGCAAGAGTCAATTGTTTCAGTGACGGCGTATGTAGATTCGTAAACCATTTGAGGTTTCGGAAACGCTCTGTCAAAGAGGGGGGGGAAATCAAATATCCAAGTCGAAGTGCAGGAGATAGTATTTTGCTGAATGTCCCGATATAGATGACTCGATCCGGGTCCAGCCCCTGCAAGGAATTAAGAGGAGCTCCTTCATAACGAAATTCACTGTCGTAATCATCCTCCACAATGTAGCAGCCAGCTGTTCGGGCGAACTGAATCAATTGAACACGCCGTTGAATTGGTAAAATTCCACCAACAAAATGAATTATAAGTGGCTCTACTGGAAACCAGTTTACCACGGTATTTTAGAAATAAAAAGTTTAGTTGATCAAATGGATGGAAAGGGGTTTACATACGATGTCCAACGAAGAAATGCTTGCAGCAAGCGCATTGAAATCGATTGCCCGGAATGTGCAAATTAAGGAGTATATTCAAAATTCGACAGAGTTGTATCCTTTATTACTTCGTGCAGCCAAGCGTTTCGTAACAGGGGAAACGAGGAGAGATGGAATTGCGAAGGCGTTAGATCTAACAAAGAAGGGATATTTTTTTTCTCTTGAATACATAGGGGAAAATACCCGAATAGCCGAAGAATGCATGAGGGCTAAAAACGAATTCCTGGAGTTAATGAAAGAGACAGATACTCATTTGGCGGGAACAACTATTTCTCTGGACCTATCCCACATCGGTATGTCTGTGGATTCGGGGATCCAACTGCTATCGGCCCCATGCAGGAGGCGCTAAAAGATCCAAGTAAAATCGTTCGCTGGCGTGCCGCACGATTCTTGTACGAAGTAGGGGACAAGTCAGCCATTCCAGCTCTGTGCGCTGCCCAAAACGACCCTGAGTTTGAAGTCGGAATGCAGGTCCAAATGGCTATCGAACGAATTGAAAACAGTGAGACTGCGAGTGAAAACGTATGGCAGCGGATGATCAAAAACCATTCGTCATAGGAAAGAAGCAACAAGTGGGGATGCTTTCGGTTGTTTTCTGACGATTGGCAGCTCAAAAATGTCGCGGTGCTTACCCGGCCCGTAATAATTGGGTTCTCTTTCTACGAATTTAAATCCGAATGATTCTAACGCACGGATGGAGGGCCTATTCAGTTCACTTACGGTAACCAATACCCGGTTTACAGTCGGAAATTTTTCAAGAGCTGTCAGCCGGGTCCGGATCAATCGTTTCCCGATTCCATTCCCTTGAAATTCTTTTTTTACGATATTGAACAGCAGCCACCCGGTAGATTGATACATATCGATGCCGGCGCAACAAAATGCAATGATCTTACGTTCATATGTTGCCTTGAAAATCAAATCGGGAAACAGTTCAAAGTACTTTTTCAACTCATGCAGGTTCATTCTGTCAGGCAGCGTTAAATCTGCCAATTGTATCATTTCGGCAAAATCTTCTCTTTCAGCCAGCGTGATAACAGGTTCCATCACTATCAAACTCCTGTAAACC
The sequence above is a segment of the Effusibacillus dendaii genome. Coding sequences within it:
- a CDS encoding SCP2 sterol-binding domain-containing protein, coding for MIKNSSVEEIFQQIEKVLNANPEPIQGMNVVYQYDLSGNEAGIYQLHLSDGTAKVENGAPAEAACVFEMSVDNVKDFLLGNLNGTAAFMTGKLKIKGNIGEALKLESLLRKYDMSQYQ
- a CDS encoding GNAT family N-acetyltransferase translates to MEPVITLAEREDFAEMIQLADLTLPDRMNLHELKKYFELFPDLIFKATYERKIIAFCCAGIDMYQSTGWLLFNIVKKEFQGNGIGKRLIRTRLTALEKFPTVNRVLVTVSELNRPSIRALESFGFKFVEREPNYYGPGKHRDIFELPIVRKQPKASPLVASFL
- a CDS encoding amidase gives rise to the protein MGNQFKSVRENVEACLAAIASMDHQLHAWETVFEDSARVKADLLDRGTKSGPLKGLIIGLKDIFEIAGRPPGNGANVKPVKIPEADATLVRLIENAGGIILGTTKLTEFCWFRPGPTRNPHNLKHTPGGSSSGSAAAVAAGMVPVAIGSQTKGSTIRPASFCGIYGFKPSFGVISSAGMTHLTRSFDHPGILARSPEDITSVFEVLAQYDRKDPSSSYLAPPQEFSSDLTIGVFDCDKQVSLSPEMSQAMKEYTRRLKEEGYRVKEIPLPDWFLSAEKIYQPIFLAEASDLLGFIVEQGDREKVGEEIRGVIEDGKKITIDSYFEALNRRNELSAQVDLLFDEFDIVMLPSTLGSAPAGLQSTCDPLMTVISSITGIPAASIPVGLDQAGMPLGIQVWARKYYDRLLLSSLKRLPAKLVPPAFFCRNTGKIN